Sequence from the Rhodopirellula halodulae genome:
TCGCCGCGGCTTTGATTTTCATCGCTGCTGATTTCTCTCGCCATTTGGCTGCTTCCGCGGGATCATTGGCATTCTCGAAAGCTTCGGCGACAAACGCGAACGCCTCCGCCAGGATGCTTGGATCATTTGGATCCTTTGCATTCTGAATTCGCTCAACGAACTGAATCATTTTTTCGCGAACTCCTGGCAGTGCACAGATTCGCTGGCCTTCGCGGGTAGAGCAGCCAAAGACCACACCCGCCAACTTGTCATAGTCACCCAGCAAGTCCGTGCCGATTGGAATCAATCGAATGGAAGTGGAGTTCGGCTGAGATTTCCCGACGCTGATTTTGTGGTTGCGTCTTCCTAAGATCACTGGCAACGCGTGAGTCTTGGATTCGACGTACAGATCCCATTCTCCCGAAGGAAGTCGCAGTTCCACTTCACCTTCCTCATTCACCGGCCCCATGAAACGATTGGGGAAGGCAGGATTCTCTAACTGTTCGTTGATCTCTTCCATCAACTTTGCGTTGCCGAAGAACTCGGTGGACTGCATCAGAGGCAACCCGTAGAGCTGAGATCCCCAGTTTTTCCAGTAGACGTTGGGATACGCGGCGACCTTGGCTCCCGCGACCGGACGACCATCCAGATCGACCAACCGAATTTCGCAACGATGCAGTTGTTCTGTGTCCAGTTCGATGGGGTGCGTGAATGGGGGATCGATCACGACGGGCGAACCTTCGGCTGGTGCTGCTTGGTTTGGTAGCTTCCGCCCCTGAGCGTCCACCATCAGCGATCGAATACGGTGGCCGTTCGTCAATCCAATCAACTGCATGGTTTCTCCCTTTGGCCAGTGAGGGATTTCAAAGGTGCCATCAGTGCGAATGGGGCCCCAAGTGGACCACGTCAGACGATTGCGATTCGATTGAGGTGGAACGGTCATCGCCAAGACGCGTCCCTCACGAATGGGACGAGGCACTTGATCCGAGATCCGGCCGCTAAGGCTGGTTGATGGAGCAAGCTCCACGACTTGTGGATCATTTGCACCTGATTGCAAATCCACCGTGAAAATCTCGCTGAAGTGCGTCGGTTGTTCGTCGACCAAACGTACCAGCATGAAATCGCACTGTTCGGGTGCCAAACGTCGCACGATGACGTGCTCGTCTTCGATATGTCGCGCGTAACCATCTGTGAACGAGGAGATGTCGGACCGCATCACCTGAATCTCACTCGGTCGAACGGGATTTCCGTCAATGGTCGGCAAAAAGCGAATGCTTGCCGACAGTTTCATCTGGATGATTTCGGGTGTATCGCTGGCGATCGGGACGTCCAGGTGCACCGAGTCCTCAATGGAGTATTCAGGATGTTTTAAGAACAGCGAAACCGAAGTTGTGCGTGTTTGCTCCTGGACATCACGGAAGAACGGATAGATGACTTTTGCAATGCCATCGCTGTTCGTGGTTACGGCAGCCGGATTCAATTCAGACGGATCATTCCCGTTGTTCGCCCAACGGCCGTGCCCCTGAGACGAACGCAATGCCCACGGCGAAACCTCCACACCCTTGATTGGATTGCCATTCGAATCCACGACCTTCACCGGCAACGTTTGCGGCAACTGCCCACCGACGATGGGGACGACGGAATCCTGTCCAGCGGTCCGTGAAGCAACCAGCGACAGGATCACAATTGAGGCGACACGCATTCGGTTCATCGGGTCCACCGTACTACGGACTGAGAAGATGAGAAGAGCACCTAGAGCAACAAGCAAGGTGCCAATCAGTTGACAACGGATGCCCGTTAGTTTGAGGGGGCCAAGACCCTCGCGTCAAGCAATTAAGCGACAGTTGAAAGCAACCTTCGCTGTAGGTTGCACTATGCATTGCGTGGGTGATTAGCTGCTCTGGTGCTTGGGCTTCGCTGTGATTGTGTGAATCGTCAACCCATCCAGGTCGCAATCAGGCCGCCCTGTCCAGACACTCACCAAATACCCGATCGCAACGCAACTGACGATTCCACACGTCGTGTAAAGAAAGCCGTGCACGATCCCCGTTGCCCAAAGCGTGTACATGATCACGGCTCCGCAAACGGCGCCAGTCATTGCACCGATGGAATTCGCTCGCTCGGTCACGCCACCCAGCACGAACAGGCCTCCTAGCACACCCATGAACAACCCCAGCACCACCAAAAACGTATCAAACAGGGAGCGGATGTCTGGATCGACGAAGAACAAGGCCAGCGAAGTTCCTGCCATTCCGATGACCATCGTCAAAACCTTCGCGGCGCGTAGCAGCCCACGTTCAGATTGACACCAGTGCAGCGGACGAACGAAGTCCGTAACCAGAGCCGTCGCGGTGGAATTCATGCTGGTCGAGACAGTGGACTGAGCCGCCGCGAAAACGCCTGCGACGATCAAACCCGCCAATCCAACCGGCATCTCTTTCGCAATGAACAGTGGAAAAATTTGATCGGTGGTGATCGAAGGAGAAATCCTTTCGGGGTGCGAGTGGTAATAGCCATGAAGAGCTGTCCCGATGCCAAAGAACAACAGGGTGGCGGGAATGACCAAGATCGCGTTCGTCCAAATGGATCGCGCGGCGAGTTCTCGCGTTGGCGTCGTCATGTAACGCTGAACCACGGCTTGGTCCGCGGTGTAGGACGATAGATTCTGGCCAATCGCACCCACCACGATGACCCAGAATGCAATCTGAGCGTCATCAGGACGCAGATGCCAGTTGGCCCAACGAAGCTTGTCTGCGTTCAAAGCATGTTGGTAACTTCCCGTGATGCCACCATCCGTTTCGATCAACATCAACGTCAGTGCAACCAAGGCTCCGCCAAGCAAGATCACCGTTTGCAACGTGTCCGTCCATATCACCGCTTCGATTCCGCCGATGGTGCAGTACGCGATGCTGAGAACGCCCATCAGCAACACGGACTGCGTCGGCGTCATCGGCGTCGCCACCGCCAAGGCAAGGCCGGTCAGCGACATCACGACGGCCATCCGAAACAAATGAAACAGTGAGAAGCTCAAGCTTCCGAACCAGCGAACCGGTCGGCTGAATCGTTTTTCCAGGTATTCGTAAGCACTGGTCGCATCGATGCGTCGAAAGAATGGTATCGCCACAAAGACGGCCACAACAGCCACCAGCGGAATGGTGAAATTGCCGATGGCGTATGTCCAGTCTTGAGCATACGCCTTAGATGGGATTCCAGTGAAGGTGACGGAACTCAACATCGTCGCGAAAATGCTGCAGCCTGCTGCCCACCAAGGAATCTGGCTACCGCCGCGAAAATAGTCGTTGGTGTTCTTGTTCTTTCGCGAAAAATAGACACCGATTCCGAGCACCGCGACGAGGTAACCCACCAGCACACCAGTATTCCAACCGCCAAACGCTGCGTGGGGCTCGCTCAGATGAATACGATAGATCGCCGGTGTCCGAACTCGCGGACGGATCTCGCCGCTCGGCAACCAAAGCTCGTCCTGCCAACGAACGACTTGCGTGGTGACTTGATTCAGCGGTGGTGCGGGCAGTTCCACCCAACGATCTGTGATCGTGTGATAGGCGAAATTGCGTTTGGGAAAGCCCGGATGGTTGTCGTGCAACTCATCTGCTCGCCCGAACAGCGAACCATCGTCGCCCCCCAGTACCAAACAATGGCTTTGCCCGTAGCCAATCACCGATCCCGCCATCACGCAGGCCGGCGCATCCGCTCGTTGTCGCCACTTGGCTTCGCTAGGGCAGTACTCCCATGTGTCGCGAAGAAACTTGGTTTTCGCGTTGGCTTCGCTTCTGCCACTGATGACATACAAACAAGGTTCGAAACCATTGTGCTGAGAGGCAGCGACATGAAACGCGCGAGCCGATCCAGGGCAGTCCGGCAGTGCTTCCCACTGAAGACTCGCGGGATCTGCTGCGAGACTCAAATCTAACTTCCAAAATCGATTGGTGGCCGATGACAATTCCAAATTCGACTGGCCACCGAAGATGTACACGGAGTCGCCCAGCAAGTTCGCCGTCATGTGAACGCAGGGCGTCGGCAAAGGCGGGAAATCGGTGAACTCGACGATCTGCCGTTCCGGATTCCAGTGCATCAAGAACACTTGGTCGGAAACACTGCGACCATCGCTGCCTCCCAGACATAAAACGCCACCTGTTCGTTGTCCGTCGGAAGGAATGGAAACCGCAGCACCGTAAGCCAATGACCGAGGCAAAGTTCCCGCGTCCAGCCAATCAAATTGCTCGCCGTCACGTTTTAAAACATGAATGCGATCATGCCACCGCTTTTGATTTTCCCAAACCGGCGTTGGGAAGTTGGCACCTCCGGCGATGATCAAATGATCCGAGTCAACTCCGACGAATGGGCCCGCGACACCGAGTGGATTTGGAAGTGGCGGCATGGGCTCCCAAGTCATCTGCACGTCGGAAGCACGCTTGATCGCGTCATCTGCTCCAATGGACGCCGGTCCAAACATGCTGGCCAGCCAGCATGCGACCGCGAGGCAAAGCAAACGTCGCTCAGGCCACCGCGTCATCTCGACGCTCCCGTTGTGTCCTCGCCGCGGTTCCAATCGAAGAATCCAATCTCAGTCAGCTTGGTATGCAAAGATTTTAACTGAGTTTCCGACAAGCGACCCAGCGGCAAACGGCATGGTCCAACTAGGACGCCTTGCATTTCCAACACCGCTTTGGTCGCCGGATGAAACGGAAATTGTCCCATCACACGGATCACCTCGACCGCGCGAAGTTGCCATTTCCGGGCATGATCAAAGTCGGATGCGGCAAACGATTTGATGACTCGTTGGTAGATGTTGGCGGCGATGTTGTACGTGCTGCCGATGGCAGCGTTCGCTCCGGTCGCCAACGCACCCAGCAACATCTCGTCGCAACCCCAGACCACATCCAGGTCATCCGAGGTGGCGTTTTTGCATGCCATGAATTCGTGCAATTTAGTGTCGGTGTACTTCAATCCTCTCAGTGTTGGCATGCGCTCCGTCGCCAAACGCAGAAACTCCGGCATCACGACGCTTGATCCCGTCAGCGCGGGAATGTGGTAGTAGTAAAAAGGCGTCTCCGGTGCAGCCGTTGCCACCTCGCACATGCAATCGACTAAAGAATCAGAGTCCGCGATCTTGTAGTAGGACGGACAGGTTGCCGAGATTGCATGGGCGCCAATCGATTCAGCGTGTGCCGCGAGCTCACGGGCGTCTCGCAAGCTGTTGTGCCCCACCTGCACAATGACGGGAACGCGATCATTCGCTGCGTCGACGAACGCCCCCGCGAGTTGTTGTCGTTCGCCGGTGGTCAACGACATGCCTTCGCCCGTGCTCCCGCAAACGTACAGCCCCGAAATCCCGGATCGCATCAAGTGGTCCACCAAAGAAGGCACGACCTCCAAGTTCAAATCACCGTTGGGATGCATGGGCGTGTAAGTCGCGGCGATCAAACCGGACAACGCTGGCGACGAGTTCGTGGGCTTCAAGGTTGCTCTCCCGCAGCATCCGAGTCCGCACCGTTTTTCTGCGAACCCTTCTCTAGTTCATCCATCGAGATCGCAACAAAGCTGATCGCGCGGTATCCATCACGCTCGAACAGCACTCCAACTCGCCCATCCGACATGCGAGTCAAACAGGAATACGCAAAACCATCGGGATAAATGACCGTCTGAGCAGGCCAGGTCTTTCCTTCATCGTAGGAGACTCGTAGCACTCCGTTGGCACGCTTGGTCTGCGTTGCAGGGTTGGAGAAGAGAATTCGACTCGTTCCATCTTCGGGCCATGAATACCGCAGTAACGCGGCTTGGCAAGTCGGCTCGATCAACTGTTCATCCGACTGCAGTTGCGTCCAGCTTTCGCCCGCATCGGAGCTGGTTGCAACCTTGCGAAATTTGGTTGTGCCGGCACCTTGCGTCCGAGCGTTCAACATCAACCGTCCATCCGACAACTCGACCATTTGCACCTCATTGCCGTGACCTTTGCCATCGCCGGGGGCCACGTCTCCCATCTTCCAACTTGCACCGTCGTCGTCGCTGTAAGCGGCGTAAACACGCCAATCGCCGTAAGGGCCTTGGTTGAACGGCATGACAATTCGTCCCGGATGGGGGCCGCGTTGCAAGACAATTCCAATGCCGGGACCCGCCGCAACGCTCGTCACGCCGTGTTCTCGTTTCACCTGACGCGATACATCCAATGGCTCGGACCAAGTCAGCCCGTCATCGTCGCTGGTTTGGATGAACGTGAAGTACGAGTCTGGGCCGTATCCATCATTCGCCCGGTGTTCGCCCAATCGGTTTTGTTGATACATCACCAAGATGCGACCGGATTCCAAAACGACCGCTTGAGGGTTGTTGAGCGACAAGGCGCCCTGTTCGCGAATCAGCAAAAGGTCTCCCCAAGTCTTGCCTCCATCGACGGAACGCTTGGCAATCAAATCGTTCTCCGAATGGTCACCACCTTGGCGGCCCTCTGCAAACGCGAGCAACGTTCCTGCTTTGGTGGTCACCAGCGAAGGGATGCGGATCGCGGGATAACCGTCTTCGCCGGGCACAAACACATCGACCAAGTGACGGTCGTGCGCCGTCCCGGTCGACTCCGCCGCCGATAGGTGACACCGCGTTGCAAGCCCAAGCTGTGTTCCGGCAAGGATGGCGAACGCAAAGATCTGACGGGAGAAAATCGCGGGCAAACGACGTCTGATGGCAGCAGGCATGACGAATTCCGAGGTGGGGCGTGTTGACGGCTGAAAAGAGCAAGCCGAGGAAGGAGTGGTGTTATAACATGTCGTGCGATGTTATAACACCACTTGTTCCGTCCCGCTGACTTCGCAGAACATCATGACTGGCAATCTCGCCGATCGAGCCTATCGCCACCTCCGCACCCGGTTGTCTCGTGGTGAACTCGCACCCGGAATGCGTTTGGTCAATCGCACGCTGGCCGCCGACATCGGCGTCAGTGTCATCCCCGTGCGTGAAGCGATCAATCGTTTGGCCAGCGAAGGATTGGTGGAACAAATTCCTGGGTCAGGTGCTTTTGTCCGCAAGATCAATCGGGAGGATTTGGATGATCTGTACGTGCTTCGCGATGCGCTGGAAAGCTGTGCCGCGGGCGAAGCCGCTCGCAACGCGACCTCCGACCAATTGGATCGCTTCGATGAAATTTTGAAACGGGTCGCGGACACGACCGATGCGATTCAGAAGTCCAAACGTGGTCACAGCAACAAACGCCAGCTCAATCAATGGATGGACGATGAGGAAGCGTTCCATCATTTGCTCATCGAAACCTCGCAGAATCGTCTGCTGGCCAAAGTGGTCGATGAGAATCGAGCGATCGCGGCTGTCTTCGAGTGTCAACGCGATTCTCCGAAGCTCCTGACGGCGGAACTCGCCAAGCGGACTCTGTCGTCCAAACGAAAACTCATCGAAGCCATTCGGAAACGCAATGCGGATCAGGCTCGTCAGTTGATGAGCCAACACATTCGCCGCGGTCAGCAAACGGTCGTCGAGTTCTTTTTCTCAGATGATGCACCCGGGGAACGCTGAGAAGAAGGCTGAAGCGTACCGAACGGATGAAGCACGTGAGAAACTCCCCAAGTTGATTTCAGTTTTGGTCCACCAGTGAGCGTGATGTTGGACGTGAGCGTGACAGGCGGCAACGGCGTGTGCATAATGAAGCGATGAAAGAGTCTCTCCCGCCCCGCAACCGAATCCGCGTGTTGCCAATCGTGCTACTGGCTGCCGCGTTTTCGGCCGTAGTGTCAGCCGACACGTTCAGTTGGTCCAACGAAACTTCGGTGGCCACGAACGCGAATCTGCCTCGCGACGAAATTGCCCCGACTGTTTCCGCGAAGCGGTTGGCCGAGGTGCCCATTGCGTCACGAATGTTGCGGCGACCGATTGCGTCTGCACGCTGGGACGACGACACCGTTGTGGTCGCGAATCAGCGGAGCGGAACGGTCAGCTTTGTTTCGGTCGACGACATGGCCGTCCGACGTGAAGTCGAGGTCGGTGGCAATCTGACCGATCTCGCTCGCGTTGAGGTCGAGGGTGAGCCGCATTTGTTGCTGACGGATGACAAGGCTCATCGGCTGGTTTGTGTGCGGGTTACGGATGAGGCGGCGACCATGGTTTGGCAATTGGAAATGCCAACCGGGCCGACGTCGCTGGTTCTTTCGCCGGACAATCATTCGTGCGTCGTCGCGTCTTCTTGGGCCCGAACGTTGACTTGGGTGGAGTTGCCAGCAGCCGTCGGGGACTCAGCGAAGATTCGTGAGTCGCTGGATCTGCCGTTCTCACCCAAGGCACAGCTTCTCTTTGCGGATCAAAAACGGTTGTTGGTTGCCGACGCGTTCGGGCCGCGACTCGCCTTGATCGCGACTGACACCAGAACGCTCCTTTCAATTCGCGAAATTCCCGGAAACAACATTCGCGGGCTCACACGAAATCAAGACGGCGACAAGCTGTACGTCACGCACGAGTTGATCAACGAGATTGCTCCTCCACGAAGCAGCGAAATCATTTGGGGATCCATGGTGTCCGATGCCATGCGCGAGATCCCGGTCGCGACGATTCTGGATCCTGAAGCCTCGCTCAGCCAAGGCAGCCGGTTTTTGGCTCTCGGCAACAACACTCGCGGCGCGGGCGATCCCAATGGGTTGGCATCGCGGTCCGATGGGCGATTGATTGTGGCCATCGGTGGCCTCGGACAAATCGGTGTGGTGGAACCCGGTGGGATCGGTGTGACTCGGCTGCAGACCGGAAAGCGGCCGACGCACGTGTTGGCGTGGTCCGACGATCGTTTCCTGATCACTAATCAACATTCTGATTCACTTTCGCGAGTCGACTTTGATTGGAAAGAGAACACGAAGGTTGATGTCATCGGGACGGATGATTCGGAATTCGGCGGTGCGGATGAGACGCCGGCCGACTACGAGGACTCCGCTGACCAAACAAGCTATTCCGAGAAGGGCGAAGCGGAATACGAGTACGCTGGCGTCGATGAGTCATTCGACGAGAGTCGTTCAGGGGAGGAAGGTGAAGCGTCCGAAGGGTCGGACGATTACGACCAAGACAAGACTGAGACCGAGTACGACGTCGAAGCAGCATACGACGTGAAGAGCGAGTACGCCGAGAGCGAGTACGACGATCGCGAAGCCTACGCGAGCGATGTTTCGCGAAATGGGCTGACCTATCAAACCAAGACGTACCAGATCGGTCCCGACGCGGATAAAGGGGCGAAGCAACTGGTCGCCACGGTGCAACAGATGTCGCTTGGACTGCCGCCGAAACTGACTCCTTCGGAACGCGGTGAAACGCTCTTCTTCGATGCCAGCTTGTCTCGAGGTGGTTGGTACAGTTGCCACAGTTGTCATACGGATGGGCACACCAGCGGTTCCCTAGCCGATACGCTCAGCGACGGTGGTGAGGGGGCACCGAAACGCATTTTGTCGTTACATGGAGTTGGGCAAACGGGGCCTTGGGCGTGGATCGGCGACAAGTCAGAAATCGAGTCGCAAGTTCGGCAAACGCTGCGGCTGACGATGCAAGGTCGCAAGCTGAACGGTGGCGAAATTGGGGATCTGGTTGCGTTTTTGAAGTCGCTGCCGCCGGCACCAATCTTTCGCCCCGCGACGGACGATGCGGATGCGAAGATCGTCGACGCGGGACGCGAACTCTTTCAGTCACTGGATTGTGTTGCGTGCCACTCCGGATCCGTTCTGACTTCCGAAGACACCTACGAAGTGGGACTGACTGATGAACGAGGAACGACGCAGTTCAACCCGCCGTCGCTTCGTGGTGTCGGTCACCTGCATTCGCTCTTTCATGATTTGCGAGCCGCGGACCTCAACGCTGTTGTCACGCAGTACAAGCACCAACTTCCCCGCGACCTCACGCTGGACGAGCAAGAAGCACTGATTCGATACCTGCAAAGTCTATAATCCAAAACGCGACCGAATCGTTTTTTGTGGATTTTCGTTCACCATCTGGTTGCAAGCAGCGGTTTCGATTTCTTTTGTCAGCTAGCTCCGGTGCAGCGATCGGTTGATGCCACGAATGCAGCTTCAATGATCTCAATCTTCGTTGAAACGTTTGAATGTCGCCGCGCATATCAGTCGTGTTGATGAACGCCGGTATACAACAAAGGCGTCTTTTTGATATTGAAATCGGTTGCGTCGCGAAGAATGCAAAGTGACGCCACCGCCATCCCTCGCGAGTTCAATTGCGCTACACTACAATTCTGAAACGATTGCGGAGACACGCAGTTGGCTGGTCATTGAAGGTTTCAAGATGATTCACTTCACAGAAAACAAGACTGTTCTTGAAGCAAGACATCGCACTGAAGTCGGCGACTCTGTCACAATGGTTGAGAGGATCCCGTCACTTCAACTTAAGCTCGACAGGAACAGGGGCACACGTATCACCGACGGGAGAGATCTTGTCAGTGAGAATTAGTAAACATCATGAGCACTGAGCACAGGGGCACCGGTCAACGCAAAATCGGTCAGCGGATCGATCCAGCACGACCGAACTTGCATGCGTTTGGATCGATGCTGGACGAATACGGTATTGGCTTCGTTCGCATTGAGACGAGTTCGTCAAAGATTTTGAATCTGAATCGTTCGTTCGCAAATTTCTTGGGACGCGAGCTTACCGGTGTGGTGGGCACTCTGCTGACGGATTGCTTGAACGAAGACAGCCAAGCAGACTTCATTCGTCTGATTGAAAGCGTTGGCATTCGAGCAGGTGAACGGGCGGAAGAAGTCTTCTCAGTCTCGGTAAAGGATGGATCGCGTCGTTGGCTGCGTTTCAGCTTGGTGGCGGAGGCTGATGAGGACGGTCCAAAGGACGAATGCAACGCGACGGTCATCGATCTAACCCAGGCGATGAAAGCCGAAGAAGAGCTGCGGTTGGCAAACGACCGATTCGATTCCGCTCAGGAGACCAGCCGCGTTGGTAGCTGGGAATGGAAGGAGGGGGATGAATATGCGTGGTGGTCGAAACAGCTTTACGCTCTTCACCGAATGGATCCCGATCGAGGGCCTGTGAGCTTCGAAGATTTCATGTTGATGGTTGCGCCCAAAGATCGTGAAACGATCATCCGAGTCAATCAACCGCCATTTTTACCCGGCGACGTAAGACGTTTCGAATTCTCCAGCAATCCGGCCGTCGGTCCGCAGCGGCATTTCGCGGCGACCGTCTGGATGACCGAGATCGACGGAAGGCTCGTTCGACGCGGCACGACCCAGGATGTCACACGACAAGTCGAGTTGGTGAAGGCGCTCGAACAGAGCGAAGTGAATTTGCGAGAACTGGTTTCGCATACCGCAGAAGGCTCCGCAGTGCTCAACCTGGATGGATTGTTCATTCAGGCGGACGAAAAATTCGCGTCGATGCTCGGTTGCAATCCGGAGGACCTGGTCGGCCAACCCATCCAAAAGTTCGCTGAAGCTGAAAGCCAACGGGCGATCGAAGAACGTTTCCTCAACAGGACTCACGCGGAAGCTTACGAGATTCAGCTTCAGCATGTGGATGAGTACTGGGCCTGGTTACTGTTGAGCTCGGCGCCGTTGCTCAACGACGATGGACAATTTGTCGGTGTGCAAGTCAAAGCACTCGATATCACTCATCGCAAACAAGTTGAGATCTTGGCCAAGCACGCCTCGCAAGCGAGAGCGAAACTGAAAAGCTTGACCAGTCGAGAAAGACAAGTGCTGGCACAGATTGTTGATGGGCAAATGAACAAGGTCATTGCCAATCGACTGGACATCAGCGAGAAGACCGTTGAGCGTCATCGATCCAATCTGATGAAGAAGCTGGAGGCTCACAGCGTTGCAGAATTGGTTCGCATTTCAATCACTGCCGAGGTGATGACGGCTTCCTGAGTGAACCTCAAATCGGAAACCGTTCGATGCAACGGCGAGTGTGTTCTTCCGAACGACGCCAGCCTCAAAACTCGTGTTGCGGTCTGACGTAAAAGATAGCAAGCCCGGCCAGCATCCGAGCTTACCTTTGCCCCAAAGTAAGCGAGTGGATGCTGACCGAGCTTTGCTCTTTGCCCCATAACAGTATCGTTCAGGTACCACCAAAATGCACCTCGGTTTTACTGATTTGAGGGGCATCCCCACGGAGGTGTTCAATTCGAGCACGTTTTGTGGCGTTTTGGCGCACGTTCGGCGACGGAATCAGCCTATGTGTGACAAATGAGTGCAGTGTCCTCGGGTTGAACTCACCCAGATGTTGTTTGGGATTCGCCCGTGCGTGCTGGTGTAGGCGACCCAGGTCATTCTTTCGCACTCTTCCTGATCTTCGTCTGCTGAATACAACATACCAATGAAGTAGGAATCATTGCTCACATCACGCATGAAAAAACGCAAACACGCAGTGACTGCGCGTTTGCGAAGTGCTTGAGTCGATCTTGTCTGCCTGCGATTGCGTGTCGACCTGCAAGTTGCTCAGTGTCGCATGACGATGCCAAAGCTTAGGAAGTCAGCCGAGAGTCGGTTGGTCACCGATGAACCAGGCACTGCACCGGCGGGCAAGATCACGGCTCCGGTTCGGCTGTTCTCAAAGTAGTGTGAGTAGCCAACGTTGACCGCCACGCAATCATTCAGCTTGTAGGATCCGCCCACGCTCAACATGTGCTCGTAGAGCAAAGGCGAAGCAAGGTTGAAGAACGCTTCGCTATTGCGAATCGGATTTTGGTTGTAGGTGTAACCGCCCCGCAGGTAGATCCGCTCGCCAATGGCTCGTTGAGCTCCAAAAGCCATCGCGAAAACGCTGCTCCAATCCAATCCGTTCAGTTTGCCCGTGCCGTCGTAAGTCGCCGAGTCACCAAAGCCATCGGCGTTGGCGTAGTCGATGAAACGGAAGTCGGCTGCGAACAACCACTGATCAATTCCCGTGTAGCCCGTCCCAACAGACAGAATGCTGGGAAGATCCAGTTCGCACGTCAGTGTACGAGGCAATCCGTTTTCATCCTCGCCCATGAACTCGAACGTTTCCATCCAAGCCTTGCTTTTGTAGGACGCTCCCAACTGCCAATCGTTGTTCAGCAGGTAATACGTTCCCAATTGAAAGCCACCGCCCCAGTGATATCGCGTGGCACGTCCACCCGAGTACGTGTTGTCTCCGTTGGCGGAATCAAAAACAAAAGGCTCGATTCCAACCTGGCCGGTGGTCAAAATGGGGCCCGCAGCGACCGACAGACGTTCGGTCATCGCCATGGAAAGCACGGGAGCAATCTGCAGAAACGCAGCTTCGGAACTGATTTGCCCCAGTCCAGTTGGTTGAGGTGCCAATACGGGATTCGTTGTCCCGGATGACAAGTTGGTTTTGAATCCCGCGACTGAGTTCACACTCAATCCGAACGTGAATCGAGGATCCGCCAGTCGGTGAGTCCAAGCAAAGTTGGGAACGGGAAAGGTCCCCGGATCCGCGTCGGTCGAACCTGAGGTGCCGCCAACAGAGGAACTCACGTTGTGATCCGTGAACAACAGGTCCACGCCAACCTCCAATTCACTGCGTTCCATCCCACTGATGGATGCCGGGTTCCAGTACATTGCACTGAGCGCGCTGATGGGAGCGGCTGTTGACGCTCCTCCCATACTGCGGTTGACCGGCCCCGCGGCCGAAATGATCGTTCCTTGAGCGAATGCTGAACCAGCACTCAAGCACGCACCCATCAGAAGTGCGACGCGGACAATACGATTGAACATCCAAATGCCCCAAACATGGATCCATACAAGCGGGCCGTTTCAACTAGCCAGCAACATCGATCCAATCGGCGCAGGCCGTCCAATGAGTCCTTCAAATGACTCTCGGTCCCTACAGTTTCACATGCTGCTCAATCAACGCACCTCGGATGGGGTTGGCGAATTACCTGCAGTGAGTTTCACAGGCTTCTAAAATGTTTTGCCTGGATAGGAAACGGCTGCAATCGTTGAGTGAAAGACGGCACTGAAAG
This genomic interval carries:
- a CDS encoding sialidase family protein: MPAAIRRRLPAIFSRQIFAFAILAGTQLGLATRCHLSAAESTGTAHDRHLVDVFVPGEDGYPAIRIPSLVTTKAGTLLAFAEGRQGGDHSENDLIAKRSVDGGKTWGDLLLIREQGALSLNNPQAVVLESGRILVMYQQNRLGEHRANDGYGPDSYFTFIQTSDDDGLTWSEPLDVSRQVKREHGVTSVAAGPGIGIVLQRGPHPGRIVMPFNQGPYGDWRVYAAYSDDDGASWKMGDVAPGDGKGHGNEVQMVELSDGRLMLNARTQGAGTTKFRKVATSSDAGESWTQLQSDEQLIEPTCQAALLRYSWPEDGTSRILFSNPATQTKRANGVLRVSYDEGKTWPAQTVIYPDGFAYSCLTRMSDGRVGVLFERDGYRAISFVAISMDELEKGSQKNGADSDAAGEQP
- a CDS encoding sodium:solute symporter family transporter; the encoded protein is MTRWPERRLLCLAVACWLASMFGPASIGADDAIKRASDVQMTWEPMPPLPNPLGVAGPFVGVDSDHLIIAGGANFPTPVWENQKRWHDRIHVLKRDGEQFDWLDAGTLPRSLAYGAAVSIPSDGQRTGGVLCLGGSDGRSVSDQVFLMHWNPERQIVEFTDFPPLPTPCVHMTANLLGDSVYIFGGQSNLELSSATNRFWKLDLSLAADPASLQWEALPDCPGSARAFHVAASQHNGFEPCLYVISGRSEANAKTKFLRDTWEYCPSEAKWRQRADAPACVMAGSVIGYGQSHCLVLGGDDGSLFGRADELHDNHPGFPKRNFAYHTITDRWVELPAPPLNQVTTQVVRWQDELWLPSGEIRPRVRTPAIYRIHLSEPHAAFGGWNTGVLVGYLVAVLGIGVYFSRKNKNTNDYFRGGSQIPWWAAGCSIFATMLSSVTFTGIPSKAYAQDWTYAIGNFTIPLVAVVAVFVAIPFFRRIDATSAYEYLEKRFSRPVRWFGSLSFSLFHLFRMAVVMSLTGLALAVATPMTPTQSVLLMGVLSIAYCTIGGIEAVIWTDTLQTVILLGGALVALTLMLIETDGGITGSYQHALNADKLRWANWHLRPDDAQIAFWVIVVGAIGQNLSSYTADQAVVQRYMTTPTRELAARSIWTNAILVIPATLLFFGIGTALHGYYHSHPERISPSITTDQIFPLFIAKEMPVGLAGLIVAGVFAAAQSTVSTSMNSTATALVTDFVRPLHWCQSERGLLRAAKVLTMVIGMAGTSLALFFVDPDIRSLFDTFLVVLGLFMGVLGGLFVLGGVTERANSIGAMTGAVCGAVIMYTLWATGIVHGFLYTTCGIVSCVAIGYLVSVWTGRPDCDLDGLTIHTITAKPKHQSS
- a CDS encoding GntR family transcriptional regulator — translated: MTGNLADRAYRHLRTRLSRGELAPGMRLVNRTLAADIGVSVIPVREAINRLASEGLVEQIPGSGAFVRKINREDLDDLYVLRDALESCAAGEAARNATSDQLDRFDEILKRVADTTDAIQKSKRGHSNKRQLNQWMDDEEAFHHLLIETSQNRLLAKVVDENRAIAAVFECQRDSPKLLTAELAKRTLSSKRKLIEAIRKRNADQARQLMSQHIRRGQQTVVEFFFSDDAPGER
- a CDS encoding dihydrodipicolinate synthase family protein codes for the protein MKPTNSSPALSGLIAATYTPMHPNGDLNLEVVPSLVDHLMRSGISGLYVCGSTGEGMSLTTGERQQLAGAFVDAANDRVPVIVQVGHNSLRDARELAAHAESIGAHAISATCPSYYKIADSDSLVDCMCEVATAAPETPFYYYHIPALTGSSVVMPEFLRLATERMPTLRGLKYTDTKLHEFMACKNATSDDLDVVWGCDEMLLGALATGANAAIGSTYNIAANIYQRVIKSFAASDFDHARKWQLRAVEVIRVMGQFPFHPATKAVLEMQGVLVGPCRLPLGRLSETQLKSLHTKLTEIGFFDWNRGEDTTGASR